A single region of the Sorex araneus isolate mSorAra2 chromosome 7, mSorAra2.pri, whole genome shotgun sequence genome encodes:
- the NPY2R gene encoding neuropeptide Y receptor type 2, with protein MGPIDAEADENQTVEEVRAEPYGSEQTTLPRGELPAVPEPQLIDSTNLIEVQVILILAYCTIILLGVIGNSLVIHVVIKFKSMRTVTNFFIANLAVADLLVNTLCLPFTLTYTLMGQWTMGSVLCHLVPYAQALAVQVSTITLTVIALDRHRCIVYHLESRISKRISFLIIGLAWAISALLASPLAIFREYSLIEIVTNYKIMACTEKWPGEEKGIYGTIYSLSSLLLLYVLPLVIISFSYMRIWSKLKNHISPGGSGDHYHQRRQKTTKMLVCVVVVFAVSWLPLHAFQLAVDIDNQVLDLKEYKLIFTVFHIIAMCSTFVNPLLYGWMNSNYRQAFLSAFRCEQRLDAIHSEVSVTFKAKKNLEVKKNSGPTDSFAGATNV; from the coding sequence ATGGGCCCTATCGATGCTGAGGCTGATGAGAACCAGACAGTGGAAGAAGTGAGGGCAGAGCCGTATGGATCAGAGCAAACCACCTTGCCTAGAGGTGAGCTGCCCGCTGTCCCTGAGCCACAGCTTATAGACAGCACCAACCTGATTGAGGTCCAGGTTATTCTCATATTGGCTTACTGCACCATCATCTTGCTCGGCGTCATTGGCAACTCCCTGGTGATCCACGTGGTGATCAAGTTCAAGAGCATGCGCACAGTAACCAACTTTTTCATTGCCAATCTGGCTGTGGCTGATCTTCTGGTGAACACCCTCTGCTTGCCATTCACTCTCACCTACACCTTAATGGGCCAGTGGACAATGGGTTCTGTCCTATGCCACCTGGTTCCCTACGCCCAGGCCCTAGCCGTGCAAGTGTCCACCATCACCTTGACGGTAATTGCCTTGGACCGGCATCGTTGCATCGTCTACCACCTGGAGAGCAGGATCTCCAAACGAATCAGCTTTTTGATCATTGGCCTGGCTTGGGCCATCAGTGCGCTGCTAGCGAGTCCCCTGGCCATCTTCCGGGAGTATTCACTGATTGAGATTGTCACTAACTACAAGATCATGGCCTGTACTGAGAAGTGGCCTGGGGAGGAGAAGGGTATCTATGGCACCATCTACAGCCTTTCCTCCTTGCTGCTCCTCTACGTCTTACCACTGGTCATCATCTCATTTTCCTACATGCGAATCTGGAGTAAGCTTAAGAACCACATCAGTCCCGGAGGGTCTGGTGACCACTACCATCAGCGCAGGCAGAAAACCACCAAAATGCTGGTGTGTGTCGTGGTGGTGTTTGCGGTCAGCTGGCTGCCCCTGCATGCCTTCCAACTTGCTGTCGACATTGACAACCAAGTGCTGGACCTGAAGGAGTACAAACTCATCTTCACCGTGTTCCACATCATCGCCATGTGCTCCACCTTTGTCAACCCTCTCCTCTACGGCTGGATGAACAGCAACTACAGGCAGGCTTTCCTGTCCGCCTTCCGCTGTGAGCAGAGGCTGGACGCCATCCACTCTGAGGTGTCCGTGACATTCAAAGCCAAAAAGAACCTGGAAGTCAAGAAGAACAGTGGTCCCACAGATTCTTTCGCAGGGGCCACCAATGTCTAA